TTTCCAATTTTGAACGTGACAGCCTTTACTTATATAATAGCTTTTTTAGAAAATAAACAATCCTTCATTAATCTATCCTATATAAATCAATTCTCTACTTTCAATAACAAAATTATTCTTGAAAGAGTTCTTTCATTTAGCATGATTTTCAAAAAACTCCTCATACTATCACTGTCAAATATATATGGGTGATTAGGATGATTTTACAGCGCATATTCTCAAAGTTTTTTCCTTGGTTCGTTTTTGTTTTATCTTTTTTATTTTCAATATTCTATGCAAGACCAATACTCTTTGGATTTTTGACAGCTCTTTGTTTTAATCCTCTGATCTTTAAATACGAAAAACAGTGGCGTAAATCAAGACGTTTTATCGTTTTAGTTTTCTTCACTATTTTCAGCGTAGTTGTGCTTGCATGTTGTTACTTTTTATATGCTCTAATGGTATTAAAATTTGTTGGCTTTTCTCAGTGGATTCCACATTTTTTAGATACGGTCAATGAAAGATGGATCTATTTTCAATCGAAACTATCAAATATCACGCATGATTTACCTCGTCCCATTATACTTTCTATACAACAATGGATTGAACAAATGTTGAGTAGTTTACAAAAAAATGTAACTACATATATTCAGGCAGATCGACTACTCAATTTTTTTCAAAGGGTTCCTTCAGTAATATTTAAGCTTTTTATATATTTCTTAGCACTATATTATTCGATGCTAGAAATGCCTAGTATTCTCAAATCCTTCAGTAAATGGTTGCACCTCGAAGGAAATTCTTCAGCAAAAGTATTTGTGCAACATTTAAAAAAAGGTACTCTTGATTTTCTAAAAGCACAATTAATAGTAAGTGTTGTGATCTTTTGTGTTACATTATGTACTTTATTTTGGATTACACCGCGTTATGCAATCCCTTTGGCCATTCTCGTTTGGTTTGTAGATTTACTTCCAATTTTAGGTGGGATGATGGTTTTAATACCATGGGCGCTTATCAGTTGGATTAATGGTCAGAGTCTTGAGGGTACTGTTCTATTTATATTAGCTATTGTAGTGATCCTATTACGTCAAATTCTTGAAACCAAGGTAACAAGTAGTCATCTTGGTCTCCCGCCTCTCACAACCCTTATCTGTATGTATGTTGGATTTGAAATGTTTGGCTTTATAGGTTTTCTTATAGGTCCATTTGTGGCTATTTTAATCGTAGTAATCGAACAATTTAGAAAAAGTTGGGCAATTGCCAATAAAAAAAACTAATTGCTCCTTCTATAAAAAGTATAGAGAAAGCTTACCTCTCTATACTTTTTATTTTAATATTTTTAATACGTAAAGTGGAACAGACTTCACATGGATGTAACTCTGCCAGCAGAAAATGTCC
This window of the Rummeliibacillus pycnus genome carries:
- the ytvI gene encoding sporulation integral membrane protein YtvI — protein: MILQRIFSKFFPWFVFVLSFLFSIFYARPILFGFLTALCFNPLIFKYEKQWRKSRRFIVLVFFTIFSVVVLACCYFLYALMVLKFVGFSQWIPHFLDTVNERWIYFQSKLSNITHDLPRPIILSIQQWIEQMLSSLQKNVTTYIQADRLLNFFQRVPSVIFKLFIYFLALYYSMLEMPSILKSFSKWLHLEGNSSAKVFVQHLKKGTLDFLKAQLIVSVVIFCVTLCTLFWITPRYAIPLAILVWFVDLLPILGGMMVLIPWALISWINGQSLEGTVLFILAIVVILLRQILETKVTSSHLGLPPLTTLICMYVGFEMFGFIGFLIGPFVAILIVVIEQFRKSWAIANKKN